The Brachyhypopomus gauderio isolate BG-103 chromosome 2, BGAUD_0.2, whole genome shotgun sequence genome contains a region encoding:
- the LOC143504158 gene encoding uncharacterized protein LOC143504158 isoform X2: MSKWIAMLLAHQLICPLFVALAAVATDIPTFSSMTTFRTVSMTTTDFAVTGSTNYNPKESQTTDMTTRSTDTSTPVMSTDTQTTVFQNTTDYTTHNTTESVSESTIMSTQSTDLSTPVMTTEIQTTVFDNTTDYTTHNTTEIVSESTIMSTESTDSSTPVMTTEIQTTVFDNTTDYTTHNTTVIVSESTIMSTQSTDLSTPVMTTEIQTTVFDNTTNYTTHNTTEIVSESTIMSTKSTDLSTPVMTTEIQTTVFDNTTDYTTHNTTEIVSESTIMSTESTDSSTPVMTTKIQTTFFDNTTDYTTHNTTENVSESTIMSTESTDLSTPVMTTEIQTTVFDNTTDYTTHNTTEIVSESTVMSTESTDSSNPVMTTEIQTTVFDNTTDYTTQNTTEIVSESTIMSTESTDLSTPVMTTEIQTTVFDNTTDYTTHNTTENVSESTIMSTESTDLSTPVMTTEIQTTVFDNTTDYTTHNTTEIVSESSIMSTESTDSSTPVMTTEIQTTVFDNTTDYTTHNTTENVSESTIMSTESTDLSTPVMTTEIQTTVFDNTTDYTTHNTTEIVSESTIMSTESTDSSTPVMTTEIQTTFFDNTTDYTTHNTTENVSESTIMSTESTDLSTPVMTTEIQTTVFDNTTDYTTHNTTDIVSESTIMSTESTDSSTPVMTTEIQTTVFDNTTDYTTHNTTENVSESTIMSTESTDLSTPVMTTEIQTTVFDNTTDYTTHNTTEIISESTIMSTESTDSSTPVMTTEIQTTVFDNTTDYTTHYTTESVSESTIMSTESTDSSTPVMTTEIQTTVFDNTTDYTTHNTTENVSESTIMSTESTDLSTPVMTTEIQTTVFDNTTDYTTHNTTEIISESTIMSTESTDSSTPVMTTEIQTTVFDNTTDYTTHNTTEIVSESTIMSTESTDLSTPVMTTEIQTTVFDNTTDYTTHNSTESVSESTIMSTESTDLSTPVMTTEIQTTVFDNTTDYTTHNSTEIVSESTIMSTESTDLSTPVMTTEIQTTVFDNTTDYTTHNTTEIVSESTIMSTESTDLSTPVMTTEIQTTVFDNTTDYTTHNTTEIVSESTIMSTESTDLSTPVMTTEIQTTVFDNTTDYTTHNTTESVSESTTMSTESTDSSTPVMTTEIQTTVFDNTTDYTTHNTTENVSESTIMSTESTDLSTPVMTTEIQTTVFDNTTDYTTHNSTEIVSESTIMSTESTDLSTPVMTTEIQTTVFDNTTDYTTHNTTEIVSESTIMSTESTDLSTPVMTTEIQTTVFQNTTDYTTHNTTESVSESATMSTESTNSSTPVMTTDIQTIISHSTVDLSSATWTGESTHFTHTATSMGTPATSTTPGHESPASLPISTESTWHTTIGPDLSTSTNISMETNSTGSTTTRSGVSTIFYTPASPSFETSTALSSTPTPSPSAADFSPSSVANSTPTSPGNTSLPVTPVTTTTAITTVKTTAPGSTTKTPLTNATTNITATTTIGNSLTPLTPLTSTTALTSETAGPGNNTRTPLTTTTAVNSTATPSTMSTHNTSAKSTTVTVTTVATTQSNITQTTTGTSVGTSTTNTVVNTTVTLSNKTTAPETNATQPGSTSPESNITTGLPVTSATNTINTTAPVTCPTVPCPPLSVCVNSSCQCLGGTYLSAGRCVEAKVFPGILHVNRPFKEAMRDHSSQEFQTFSAELLVELNQAFKNLSGYIKTIVLELMPGSVVATLDSIFEPTSTVTRQSTINAINKAIATSSSSNILGTATFNATSLCVQSPAPCDASTSVCSDSGTGLATCSCVAGYVSTEFSPRSCLACPSGSRANGNSSSCVPCSFGYSGFNCNDSSLLALVVVACVLGAVLLIVLLAILIYCVRHRTNHKHTSYSNSPYPPDEPQPWPSQSLTPFPRAAVGTASSQPAGRVELVDLDSRPVRGWRPHTNGLTGSYDITPLENLNTFKGDNPSRYTYLVENPYFISEEEKRTT, encoded by the exons CTGCCGTGGCCACAGACATACCCACATTTTCCAGTATGACCACGTTCAGGACTGTTTCCATGACAACAACAGACTTTGCTGTGACAGGTTCAACTAACTATAATCCTAAAGAGAGCCAGACCACAGACATGACCACTAGATCTACAGATACATCAACCCCTGTGATgagcacagacactcagactaCAGTTTTTCAAAACACAACGGATTATACTACCCATAATACCACAGAGAGTGTCTCCGAATCAACTATAATGTCCACACAATCCACAGATTTATCAACCCCTGTAATGACAACAGAAATCCAGACTACAGTCTTTGACAACACAACGGATTACACTACCCATAATACCACAGAGATTGTCTCCGAATCAACTATAATGTCCACTGAATCCACAGATTCTTCAACCCCTGTGATGACCACAGAAATCCAGACTACAGTCTTTGACAACACAACGGATTACACTACCCACAATACCACAGTAATTGTCTCCGAATCAACGATAATGTCCACTCAATCCACAGATTTATCAACCCCTGTGATGACAACAGAAATCCAGACTACAGTCTTTGACAACACAACGAATTACACTACCCATAATACCACAGAGATAGTCTCAGAATCAACTATAATGTCCACTAAATCCACAGATTTATCAACCCCTGTAATGACCACAGAAATCCAGACTACAGTCTTTGACAACACAACGGATTACACTACACATAATACCACAGAGATTGTCTCCGAATCAACTATAATGTCCACTGAATCCACAGATTCATCAACCCCAGTGATGACCACAAAAATCCAGACTACATTCTTTGACAACACAACAGATTATACTACCCATAATACCACAGAGAATGTCTCAGAATCAACTATAATGTCCACTGAATCCACAGATTTATCAACCCCTGTGATGACCACAGAAATCCAGACTACAGTCTTTGACAACACAACGGATTACACTACCCATAATACAACAGAGATTGTCTCCGAATCAACTGTAATGTCCACTGAATCCACAGATTCATCAAACCCTGTGATGACAACAGAAATCCAGACTACAGTCTTTGACAACACAACGGATTACACTACCCAAAATACCACAGAGATTGTCTCTGAATCAACTATAATGTCCACTGAATCCACAGATTTATCAACCCCAGTGATGACTACAGAAATCCAGACTACAGTCTTTGACAACACAACGGATTACACTACCCATAATACCACAGAGAATGTCTCCGAATCAACTATAATGTCCACTGAATCCACAGATTTATCAACCCCTGTGATGACCACAGAAATCCAGACTACAGTCTTTGACAACACAACGGATTACACTACACATAATACCACAGAGATTGTCTCCGAATCATCTATAATGTCCACTGAATCCACAGATTCATCAACCCCAGTCATGACCACAGAAATCCAGACTACAGTCTTTGACAACACAACAGATTACACTACCCATAATACCACAGAGAATGTCTCCGAATCAACTATAATGTCTACTGAATCCACAGATTTATCAACCCCTGTAATGACCACAGAAATCCAGACTACAGTCTTTGACAACACAACGGATTACACTACACATAATACCACAGAGATTGTCTCCGAATCAACTATAATGTCCACTGAATCCACAGATTCATCAACCCCAGTGATGACCACAGAAATCCAGACTACATTCTTTGACAACACAACAGATTACACTACCCATAATACCACAGAGAATGTCTCCGAATCAACTATAATGTCCACTGAATCCACAGATTTATCAACCCCTGTGATGACCACAGAAATCCAGACTACAGTCTTTGACAACACAACGGATTACACTACCCATAATACGACAGATATTGTCTCCGAATCAACTATAATGTCCACTGAATCCACAGATTCATCAACCCCTGTGATGACAACAGAAATCCAGACTACAGTCTTTGACAACACAACAGATTACACTACCCATAATACCACAGAGAATGTCTCTGAATCAACTATAATGTCCACTGAATCCACAGATTTATCAACCCCTGTGATGACCACAGAAATCCAGACTACAGTCTTTGACAACACAACGGATTACACTACCCATAATACCACAGAGATTATCTCAGAATCAACTATAATGTCCACTGAATCCACAGATTCATCAACCCCTGTGATGACAACAGAAATCCAGACTACAGTCTTTGACAACACAACGGATTACACTACCCATTATACCACAGAAAGTGTCTCCGAATCAACTATAATGTCCACTGAATCCACAGATTCATCAACCCCTGTGATGACAACAGAAATCCAGACTACAGTCTTTGACAACACAACAGATTACACTACCCATAATACCACAGAGAATGTCTCTGAATCAACTATAATGTCCACTGAATCCACAGATTTATCAACCCCTGTGATGACCACAGAAATCCAGACTACAGTCTTTGACAACACAACGGATTACACTACCCATAATACCACAGAGATTATCTCAGAATCAACTATAATGTCCACTGAATCCACAGATTCATCAACCCCTGTGATGACAACAGAAATCCAGACTACAGTCTTTGACAACACAACGGATTACACTACCCATAATACCACAGAGATTGTCTCCGAATCAACTATAATGTCCACTGAATCCACAGATTTATCAACCCCTGTGATGACAACAGAAATCCAGACTACAGTCTTTGACAACACAACGGATTACACTACCCATAATTCCACAGAAAGTGTCTCCGAGTCAACTATAATGTCCACTGAATCCACAGATTTATCAACCCCTGTAATGACCACAGAAATCCAGACTACAGTCTTTGACAACACAACAGATTACACTACCCATAATTCCACAGAGATTGTCTCAGAATCAACTATAATGTCCACTGAATCCACAGATTTATCAACCCCTGTGATGACCACAGAAATCCAGACTACAGTCTTTGACAACACAACAGATTACACTACCCATAATACCACAGAGATTGTCTCCGAATCAACTATAATGTCCACTGAATCCACAGATTTATCAACCCCTGTGATGACCACAGAAATCCAGACTACAGTCTTTGACAACACAACAGATTACACTACCCATAATACCACAGAGATTGTCTCCGAATCAACTATAATGTCCACTGAATCCACAGATTTATCAACCCCTGTGATGACCACAGAAATCCAGACTACAGTCTTTGACAACACAACGGATTACACTACCCATAATACCACAGAGAGTGTCTCCGAATCAACTACAATGTCCACTGAATCCACAGATTCATCAACCCCAGTGATGACCACAGAAATCCAGACTACAGTTTTTGACAACACAACGGATTACACTACCCATAATACCACAGAGAATGTCTCCGAATCAACTATAATGTCCACTGAATCCACAGATTTATCAACCCCTGTGATGACCACAGAAATCCAGACTACAGTCTTTGACAACACAACAGATTACACTACCCATAATTCCACAGAGATTGTCTCAGAATCAACTATAATGTCCACTGAATCCACAGATTTATCAACCCCTGTGATGACCACAGAAATCCAGACTACAGTCTTTGACAACACAACAGATTACACTACCCATAATACCACAGAGATTGTCTCCGAATCAACTATAATGTCCACTGAATCCACAGATTTATCAACCCCTGTGATGACCACAGAAATCCAGACTACAGTTTTTCAAAACACAACGGATTACACTACCCATAATACCACAGAGAGTGTCTCCGAATCAGCTACAATGTCTACTGAATCCACAAATTCATCAACCCCTGTGATGACTACAGACATCCAGACCATAATCTCTCACAGCACAGTGGATCTGTCCTCTGCCACTTGGACAGGCGAGTCCACACACTTCACCCACACAGCAACAAGCATGGGCACCCCAGCCACGTCCACCACACCTGGACATGAAAGCCCCGCCTCCTTACCCATTAGCACAGAGTCCACATGGCACACTACCATTGGCCCTGATCTGTCAACATCAACTAACATTTCCATGGAAACAAACTCTACAGGCAGCACTACTACCCGGAGCGGCGTGAGCACCATCTTTTACACTCCTGCTTCTCCATCGTTTGAGACCAGCACAGCACTGTcctccacacctacaccctctccaTCAGCTGCAG ATTTCAGCCCAAGCAGTGTGGCAAACAGTACTCCTACATCACCAGGCAATACAAGTCTACCTGTAACCCCTGTCACCACAACAACAGCCATTACTACTGTAAAAACAACAGCACCAGGAAGTACTACAAAAACACCATTAACTAATGCTACGACAAATATTACAGCAACCACAACAATAGGCAACTCTCTTACTCCTTTAACACCTTTAACTTCAACCACAGCACTTACATCAGAAACAGCAGGTCCAGGAAACAACACAAGGACTCCTTTAACTACAACCACAGCTGTTAATTCTACAGCAACACCATCAACTATGTCCACACATAATACTTCTGCCAAATCTACAACTGTAACTGTAACAACAGTAGCAACAACGCAAAGCAATATTACACAGACTACAACCGGAACATCAGTCGGTACCAGTACAACTAACACCGTGGTCAATACTACAGTGACACTCTCAAACAAGACTACAGCTCCAGAAACCAATGCCACACAGCCAGGTTCCACTTCTCCAGAGAGTAACATCACCACTGGACTTCCAGTCACCTCTGCTACCAACACCATTAACACAACAGCACCAG tcACCTGTCCCACTGTACCCTGTCCtcctctcagtgtgtgtgtaaactccTCCTGTCAGTGCCTAGGCGGAACCTATCTCTCAGCAGGCCGCTGTGTAGAAG CTAAAGTGTTCCCTGGTATTCTGCATGTGAACCGCCCATTTAAAGAGGCCATGAGGGATCACAGCTCGCAGGAGTTCCAGACGTTCTCCGCTGAGCTGCTTGTAGAG CTCAATCAAGCTTTCAAAAATCTGTCGGGCTACATAAAGACCATAGTCCTGGAACTAAT GCCTGGCAGTGTGGTGGCTACACTGGACAGCATCTTCGAGCCCACCTCCACAGTCACGCGCCAGTCTACCATCAACGCCATCAACAAAGCCATCgccaccagcagcagcagcaacaTTCTGGGCACAGCCACTTTTAATG CGACCAGTCTGTGTGTCCAGAGTCCAGCTCCCTGTGATGCCAGCACGAGCGTGTGTAGTGACAGTGGGACTGGCCTGGCCACCTGCAGCTGCGTGGCAGGCTACGTGTCAACGGAGTTCTCTCCAAGGAGCTGtttag CATGCCCCAGCGGCTCAAGAGCCAATGGCAACAGCAGCAGCTGTGTGCC GTGTTCATTTGGTTATTCTGGCTTCAACTGCAATGACT cctCTTTGCTGGCACTGGTGGTTGTAGCGTGTGTTTTAGGTGCAGTTCTGCTCATTGTGCTACTGGCCATCCTCATCTACTGTGTGAGACacag GACCAACCATAAGCACACGAGCTACAGCAACTCCCCTTACCCTCCGGACGAACCCCAGCCCTGGCCCTCTCAGAGCCTGACGCCCTTCCCCCGCGCTGCGGTCGGCACCGCTTCCTCTCAGCCTGCTGGCAGGGTGGAGTTGGTGGACCTGGACAGCAGGCCCGTACGTGGCTGGAGACCCCACACCAACGGACTG ACGGGCTCCTATGACATCACCCCCTTGGAGAACCTGAACACGTTTAAGGGTGATAACCCCTCACGCTACACATACTTGGTTGAAAACCCCTATTTCATATCTGAGGAGGAGAAAAGAACAacatga